ACCCTTAAATTCACACAAACTGTTATTAACCAGTAGTCTCTAATGAGTGTGTATTACTAGTTATTACAGCTAGTATTGTAGGTATAATTCGtgattaggtaggtatactaAAAACGCGTAATAATTGCTATTCATCTAGTTACTTTAAGTTGTTAGTGCTCATGTCACTCGGGGTGGACAACATCTCACCTTCTCAACTGCCCATCCTGTCCAGATTCGTGCTCGCGACGAGACCTGATATACACAGGTATGCATATTGGCCGTGGTAAATTTCTGGTCAAAACTGCTCTAGTTTTTCAATAATCCAATTGGTTAAGATGacacgaagaagaagaaatagtTTATCTGGACGACCGATTTCTTTCAACAAGGTTcaaagtaactaagtatattttctcGCATTTTGTAAACATCGATACAATTTTGTGAAAGGTTTTATCACACCGAATTGATTCTGTGCAAAACTcggttcattttatttaatattaacttccGATAACAGttcaaagtacctatattcGACCGTTATACGGCATTCACAGACATAAAAGTGCGACAACTAAACCACCAAACGCTGGTTTCgtcgtaaaattttatgtaaataacacaCAGAATTTATTCGGATGATATGCTCAAATTATTCTCTTAGGAGTTTTAAAATTccaatgaaaatgttttggaGCTTACAGCGCcgacgttttaaaaatattgaagtacGTGCAAATCCGCCATTTTGTAATTGACTTGGAGGCCATTACACTTTTCTTCCAGTTCGCCCTTTTTATTGCCTCCAATTTATTCTTGCTTAGATTTATTCTTTTCATTTTGGTCATAGTGAAATATAGACATACAGTTTTGGTTTATCACTTTCTATAgcatttataacaattaaatttatttgtgtctCGTCGAGCGCTAGCGAAAGTTTTGGACAAATACTCTTGTATCTAATAATGTTAAGGCATTTCAAATACACACTTCCGGCTCCTCAACacaccttttttttttgtttttgtttacccaggggaatgcttgttacgcactgagtgtgggactcctgggccgctagtcggcccagtCTACCCACTAAACGCCTGGGGCGTTTtcacgctgccgttatgggggacgtcacggggtcgctaggcatttcaccgcgacgcccccccggccggcctttcggccccgacctgggcgggcagcaagcacaagtgctaaccacccgccccttacgccacgcgagcgtggcgcggaccatcaagcccactccgcacaccagtcagaaagctgacggGGGGAGCGGGCATCACACATAGgacacacacaacaaaatcctgggtgccacagggcacctaagtctgcctctgtacgggcgcaagaggtgataggcaggACATACCGACTCTCCGCTTCCCTTGCGGCcaccgtgttcagcgccacggccgcgctgtggtcgcggaggacaaaaccccgcgaccccacctctggtcccctctagtttccacatccaaaggctagtggcgggtcaccagccaatggcagtactaccgaggggaccgtccaccaggcccagagcaccAACCAAAGTCTCTGGCCTTAggttcctcttggttcaccggggtggctggttgtgtcagaccagcccccccggttactaagccccaccatcgcgacaagatgggaacccgtcAGTGGGGTCCTCAACACACCTACCTCAACGACACAACTGATTGTATCTTGGGTacaccatggaattagtagatactacTAAATCCATGTGGTACACATAATGTTGCACAATTCTGAACAACTGATCGCTAATGACGGATCCTCTAAAAACCTTATTTTATGCATCTCAACTTTAATACTCTTATACCTGCATGGTATTAGTGACTAGTTAAAAAGAATAGTATGTTGTTAAAATTAGGTTTATAGAGGAGCCGGCaagtaaattagtaaaaaaaataaattaagaccTAATCAGGTCCATTCTTCTAGAGCGTTCGAAATGCAAAAATCCGGTCATTTGAAAAGGTGTTCTTcagaagttttaaaataagcaaacatctaaaatctatatttgaaattattttggcCATGTTTGTGCTAAATGACTTGTCATGTTCAGTTTAGAAGTGTGCCACTATTGTGGTCTGTTCATTAAACCTGGTCGTGAGTGGAATTATAAATGGGTGGAAATATGCCACCCGAACTCGTTTGAGACGTGACTTCATTTCTTACCTCATTTCTCCTACTAATAGCTAagtatttttctctttttgcGTGAGAAAAatccctactaatattataaatgcgaatgtatgtctatctatctgtttgtctgttccccggctaaaccgctggaccgattttgtaGAAATTTGGTATTAATATAGTTGTGGCTTCCGTTAAAACATaaggtagatttttttttcaaaaattaacccACAATTTACTATCATGGGCGGTGAATGTTTGTGTTCAACTCTAACTTAAATAActcatgcgggcgaagccgcatgCAAAGCTAGTCTAAGTATAAATACTTTTCGCTCACTACGTTCGCTTATATTTACCAATACCAACTGGTTGTTTGGTTATTACCAAACAATGTTGTGggcacattatattttattttatttttatttttatctgtctcTTCTGAGCGTTTCCACGTCGCATGATcgtattgtaatttattttcatgactaacgtaaaaaaaaccttGGGCCGTAACGTAAAGGTACTTATTATTTCCActgtaaatatatacctaattttgcTCCAAATGAACgcctttgaaaaatataagcaAAAGCGGTAGTATGTTGAGGCctaaataatacctaccttTATATAAGGAGATAGGCACTATAATGTttcaacattaaatttattcttggttactttgatatttttgactggtatcaaacgtgtacctatattacatacaagttatttttatggtaacaaaaatcgaattaaaaaaaatcatattagtTTTTCTGGTGTTCGTTGTTGTAACATCAAACGTTCATATCGACCTGATAAAATCCGGTTGGTAACTAGTTGTCAGTCGTCTGTCGATTGCGCAGGAGTGCTCGActgcttaattttatttgtgttgaaTAACTGTGCTGTTTCTTATTTACAATGGAGTGGTATACAACGAAATGTGGTTAGTAATAgctttttcaataattttatcactgcatatttctataaatgttttttaattatataaggaTAACCGTACAATTGATGTTTGTTAATTggtaaatactataataattattctaacctactaatataagtttgtaaggatgtatgtttgttactctttcaagcaaaatctactggatagattgttatgaaatttggaataacacataggattcattttatcccgaaatttaaatatcgaagTTAGTTtcaatcaagaaaaaaaaatgtagtgttCCTATGGATTATTCTGTTCTGCCAAAtgttgtacctacataaatctaattaaataagCGAACACGAAGAATATCCCCAGAAAGTAATGAATGGAAACTAATACAGAACTGAAATGCATTTGCCCACGTCGTAATTGAAAGCAGGATCATTTCAATTAGTGCATTTCTTACAGGAAAATACAGAATAGAATCTCTGTCAGCTGCTACTTTCCCGGGCGCGTTGGAGGTATGAACTAAAGACATGTACATTTAGTATAACAGTGTTTATTTTAactgttttgtatttgttaacCGTGCAGGTTGCTTTTAGTACTTGGAATTTGTTATTTCTAAGTATATACTATTCgaggaaatattaattaagtatcaACCCTATAAATTCCTTTTGTCTGTGAGTTAATGCATAGTTTGTGTGGTgcgtggttccgccctaaaataggaccactccaaatactctcgtggatgtcatacaaggcgactaagggatacatgCCTCAACAGGTGAGGCAACAATAGCGTCCCCAAAGAGTTGACATTAGGTGGCGGCGTTGTAAAAGcatagacaaatattttttacgcgaacTTTGGCCTTCAatgcgtcacagctccgaatgtaaccggAAACACGCGAGGGTGAGAGACAGAGTTGGGTATAGTTTGTGAAAATCGTTTCTATGGTTCTATTAGTCtatggcttctattagtctgCGTATTATGTTTACCCGTATACCATTTCATAGACATCCATCCAATACAGTTTGCGTGATTGGGTAACAAACATCCATACTAACTTAGTCACTTCCaaacttcatttttattattagtaggaaATAGAGTTTATTGAGTATTTGTATTGTCTTTAATTAAGGTAATAAGGATAGCATTTTGCCAAGACGAATCAGTTTCAATAGGGTGTGAAGTGAACAAGAATCCGGTAGCTGCAGAAGAGCTTTTGGAGCTGTGTGCAGACGCTGCGCTGGATGGAGTGTCCCTGGTCGCCGTGGAAACCAGCACTGGACATGTTGTGGCTGTAgcttttaacaaaatacaggtgattttaatacacattaaatcaaaaatatctcTTTCTTTAAACGTTTTCCAGGCTTCTTCAATAtcatcaacttttatttatatatttcatgattCTATATCTCCATTAGACAGAAATAGTGGTGGTGTCTGCCTAGTCATCTTATCTTGGTCTATATGACTCCGGATATAGTCGTCTCAAACCATCTGCGATGGTAGTAGTGTAGTGGCTTTGTAACGTagaatatatgaaaaatgacACAGTTTagaatttgataataataataattgacgtAGTGGTGGCAGAGACATGAATGGTTATCTGGTTGTGTAACATTCCACTAGTGAGATGACATTGTTTTGATACTAGCAGAGCAAAGGATGAGACTATACAAATTTACAGACAGAGGAGGGCCTCTGTCTGTAAATTTGCCACCCTGTTTATAGAGGCGAACATTAGTTGGGTTGATGTTTAGAGAATCATCGTAAGAAGTcttattgtaaacaatatattttttaaatttgtttatttaattacaggtTGCAACGTCCTCTGAAAAACcatttttcgaaatttttgCCGAAGAACGATGCACGCAAGCGTCTTCACGTGCCTTGATAAGCTATATGGCCGATGTAGACGGGAGATGCAATCTATTCGATAagtaattattcatttttgttcatagatatagataccataatgaaataaaaattatctttgcACAGTTATCTTTACTTGCACAATATACTTacgaataaatgaaaaaaaaactgatgaACCAAATTGAATACGCACAGAGAATCCTAGTGTGGCGAATAGGTATCTATTTTctgtacaatataaatatctatcaGTTTGTCCCGATTGTTGACTGGTAGATAattcttgtttgtttgtttatatataagtacattaatcaaaattaatacatgaAACATACATTGTTGACatatagaaaagaaaatacattgtaTACATTCTTTTATCATCTCAGttcaaatcaaaacatttattcagaaattagaccttctcaggcactttttcgcgtcaaattttatattaaatagtaatttctcataagctataaactactggCTCGCACTACGTTACCAATTTGGTAATTACTTTacgttttaatataaataaattaatgtaacaaattttTGCAGGTACAAAGTGGACTGCAGCTTGGAAATCATGTTTCTGGCTACATTAAAGGAGCACAGAAATAATCAACTAGGAACACATTTATGTAGAATTTCAATAGATTTAGCTAGACGATTAAAAAACGGTCCGGTATCCAAAATGTCGTTGCAGGATTTAGGCgggaaattttcaaaaatggcgGAGAGGTCGTTGCCAAGTGTGTATCCAAAGATCTGCCAAGCTATATGGACGGGGGCGGGCACGCAGAATATAGGaaagaaattaaactttactGTGCATTTGGCTGTTCCTTTCACAGAATTTGTGTACAACGGGAAGTCGTATGCAGAGAGATTGGGAGATGAGTCTGCATTCTGCGAAGTTGTTGCTTTAGctctttaaaatatctacctaaactatatataaaaaatacatacattaaaaaaataatagtcagTAGTCGAATTTAAATTACAGTAATTGCATAACTGAtcaagtagtttttaagtacaaatctttcaaataagatatattttacatattgcACTAATTTTAGTGTACTTATCTCAGTCTCTCATTCTtgtgttgtaaaaaataaatctttaaatttgaaCATTCGACTGTGATATTACAACCTCTTTGGGAATTATGTTGTTGCCTTATAGTGACGTCGTACGactgttgaaatatttttattaaagtattgattttgtttagAGAACATATTAAATAGAAGAAACAAAACTCCACTTTCAAAGTGAACTAAAAGTAAAATTCTAAGACTGAAGCCGTCGAAGCGAAGAGGACATAACGCAACTAAATGAATTACAGGTACCAATTCGATTTCTTTAGTCTTCAGAAACGAATTCCAACTGAGGAGCTCTCAAGGAAATTTTCTTGGCAGAGTGCAGTGTAAATAGAGTTAGTACTTAGTTCATTtgatatttactattttacacGTTCTAACGTTTGTTTACTTGTAAagattaaatttgttatagaTTTCCTTCACATGTGGCTTGTGGTTCCGGCTTACaacaggaccactccatatcctcccgtggatgtcgtacgaggcgattaagagACAAACAGCCAAGGCAGCTGTAGGCAACAATACCATTACAAAGCAGGAATGACTTCAGGCTGGCGGCCGGTTAGGCCGGTCAGgtaattttacaacctgcCTGATGCTTTTAAAgcctacctgacgtcaacccaccTTAAAAATTCTGTTGTTGCATATCTGTTttatcccttaatcgcctcgtacgacattgaGAGAACATGGGGACGCCTGCAACCCGCTACTTACGTACACGAATAATATAGCAGGTACTAATTGCAATCGCATCTGCAGTCTGAAGATATTAGTAGTAATTGATTGCCAtcaatttaatgttaattgatAGTCACACATATTAACTACACGTATAGCATGAGCTAAGTCGACAATTGAGCAccattatttaggtataatatgTTACccaatataggtacctaattatattacaGCTGCAAATTTGTCTACTTAGTAATcggaaaaatgaaatatttcccTAAAAAACATACCAACGGATAAATTTCCCTTGAATATTCTTACTAAGCtaagttaatttataaaaataataattttgtaattggaTTACAATGATTTCGCCTACTTCTGTAGCCTTTGAAATGTTGTCAAAAGTATACAATTATGAAGCTATGTTTTCAGGCAGACTACAAAAACGAAGGAAAGAACaacaaagtaaattaataataatatattaagtactttAAATCTTTTACCAAACATAGTATTGCCTTCGTAAAAGCGAGATCTTTccaagaatttttattttcgtttcaaTTTTAGAATTGCTTCTGACAATGCCAGCAATTGATGTTAGGGATCGAGAAATTTCTTCACAAAGgaaatgtttttcttcttcattacACAGAAATTATACTGTAAATAGCGCCTGTCAATTTTCATTTAGCCGAAGCAAGCGTTAGGtcgcttttttataaaataatgttgtaataattaataattaattttg
This portion of the Plodia interpunctella isolate USDA-ARS_2022_Savannah chromosome 10, ilPloInte3.2, whole genome shotgun sequence genome encodes:
- the LOC128673004 gene encoding uncharacterized protein LOC128673004, with the protein product MEWYTTKCGKYRIESLSAATFPGALEVIRIAFCQDESVSIGCEVNKNPVAAEELLELCADAALDGVSLVAVETSTGHVVAVAFNKIQVATSSEKPFFEIFAEERCTQASSRALISYMADVDGRCNLFDKYKVDCSLEIMFLATLKEHRNNQLGTHLCRISIDLARRLKNGPVSKMSLQDLGGKFSKMAERSLPSVYPKICQAIWTGAGTQNIGKKLNFTVHLAVPFTEFVYNGKSYAERLGDESAFCEVVALAL